In a single window of the Rhizobium etli CFN 42 genome:
- a CDS encoding ABC transporter substrate-binding protein produces MKTLVAFLLGTALVALPSTLFAQEKGGVINVATIGEPPTLDPMSSTADLVGIVTQHIFETLYTFDKSWNVTPLLAESLPEVSDDGKTYTIKLRTGIKFHDNSDMTSEDVVASLNRWMKIASRGKQVAGFIDKITAADPATVTITLKQPYAPLTSLLAFNNSAAIIIPAEKQDEPMKEFIGTGPYMLKERKADQYIQLVRFDGYKSPEGDSNGYGGARHQYLDEIRFVPVPDPNTRVEAAISGQYDYVDSIPVESYDKLKDSTASQPVMLKPFGYPVFVFNTKEGVAGNVEVRKAIRQALSMEDMLAAAFGSKDFYALDGAIYPKSFSWSTDAGVEGAYNVADPEGAAAAAKKAGYNGEPIRILTSRQYEFHYKMAQVAAEYLKLAGFTVDMQVVDWATLTQRRTDPKLWDIYITHSPFLPEPALIGSLSTSSPGWWDTPARKAAVDAFTSEVDPKKRVALWADVQKAVYADAPFMKIGDFNAVSAKSVKLEGVDPAPWPYFWNASIKK; encoded by the coding sequence ATGAAAACGCTTGTCGCATTCCTGCTCGGCACCGCGCTCGTCGCTCTGCCTTCGACCCTGTTTGCCCAGGAAAAGGGCGGCGTCATCAATGTCGCGACGATCGGCGAGCCGCCGACGCTTGATCCGATGTCGTCAACGGCCGATCTCGTCGGCATCGTTACCCAGCATATTTTCGAAACGCTCTACACCTTCGACAAGAGCTGGAATGTCACACCTCTTCTGGCCGAAAGCCTGCCCGAGGTCAGCGACGACGGCAAAACCTATACGATCAAGCTCAGGACCGGCATCAAGTTCCACGACAATAGCGACATGACGTCCGAAGATGTCGTCGCCTCGCTGAACCGCTGGATGAAGATCGCCTCGCGCGGCAAGCAGGTGGCGGGCTTCATCGACAAGATCACGGCTGCCGATCCCGCGACCGTCACCATCACGCTGAAGCAGCCCTATGCGCCGCTGACCTCGCTGCTCGCCTTCAACAATTCGGCGGCGATCATCATTCCTGCCGAAAAACAGGACGAGCCGATGAAGGAGTTCATCGGCACTGGCCCCTACATGCTGAAGGAGCGCAAGGCCGACCAATACATCCAGCTCGTCCGCTTCGACGGCTACAAGTCCCCCGAAGGCGACAGCAACGGGTATGGCGGCGCCCGCCATCAATATCTCGATGAGATCCGCTTCGTGCCGGTGCCGGATCCGAACACCCGCGTCGAGGCCGCTATCTCCGGCCAGTATGATTATGTCGATTCGATCCCGGTCGAATCCTACGACAAGCTGAAGGACTCGACGGCCTCGCAGCCGGTCATGCTGAAGCCCTTCGGCTATCCTGTTTTCGTCTTCAACACGAAGGAAGGTGTTGCCGGAAATGTCGAGGTTCGGAAGGCCATCCGCCAGGCGCTCAGCATGGAAGACATGCTGGCCGCCGCCTTCGGCAGCAAGGATTTCTATGCACTTGACGGCGCCATCTACCCGAAAAGCTTCTCCTGGTCGACCGATGCAGGTGTCGAAGGCGCCTATAATGTCGCCGATCCGGAAGGGGCGGCGGCCGCCGCCAAGAAGGCCGGTTATAATGGCGAGCCGATCCGCATCCTGACCAGCCGCCAGTACGAATTCCACTACAAGATGGCGCAGGTGGCCGCCGAATATCTGAAGCTTGCCGGCTTCACCGTCGATATGCAGGTGGTGGACTGGGCGACGCTGACGCAGCGCCGCACCGATCCGAAGCTCTGGGATATCTACATCACCCACAGCCCCTTCCTGCCGGAGCCGGCCTTGATCGGCTCGCTCTCGACCAGCTCGCCCGGCTGGTGGGACACGCCGGCCCGCAAGGCTGCCGTCGATGCCTTCACCTCTGAAGTCGATCCGAAGAAGCGGGTGGCGCTCTGGGCCGATGTCCAGAAGGCTGTCTATGCCGATGCGCCCTTCATGAAGATCGGTGATTTCAACGCCGTTTCGGCGAAATCGGTTAAGCTCGAAGGCGTCGATCCGGCCCCGTGGCCGTATTTCTGGAACGCTTCGATCAAGAAGTAA